The Neurospora crassa OR74A linkage group I, whole genome shotgun sequence genome segment GGACGAACTTGGCAAGGTCGTGGACCTCGGCAATGATGTCGCTTAGATCCTCCTCCAGCAGCATGAACTCCTCCTCGGACGGCCCTTCTTCGTTCAGCCCCCGTTCCTGCAGACGGTTGACGACATCTTTGACTTCGCGCTCGCTGACGGCTATCCTCCTCGAGATCTCCATGGCCTTGACCTGCTGCTTGGTGTGGACCTTGTCGAGCTCGGCCTCGAGCTTGCTGACGAAGCgtttctcatcctcctctgtcCACTCGCCATGGGGGCCGCTGGGGCGCTTCAGGTCGGCCTTGAGGCCGTCATAGTCGATGTAGTACCACTGGTATTCGCGGATGATGCTGGAGCGGAGCTGTTCGCCGAACTTCATGACGATGAGCCCTGGGCGCAACCGACGGGGCTTGTTGGCGGAGGAGTCTGTGAATCGATACCTGGTCGAGTGCCACGTCTGCTTTCCTGTCTTGAGATCATGGACAATAAGCATGGGCGCGCAATACACGAAACAGTGAGACACGATAAATAGAGCAGCagagagagagtgtgtgtgGCGGGGTAGCTTTTCGTACCTGATTCTCGCTTTGATGGGCCTACGAGAGTAGATATGGGTGACTCCAGTCGGCTAGACAGTCAGTCGATGGTAGTCTCGGTTTACGACTAGGTAGTATCGATGGGCCGGGTTAGAACGTGACTACTGAAAACGGAACATGTGGTTGTCGAGTGGTTCGTGATTGTGGTCGCCGGTTAATTGTTGGGATGGAGTTTGATGGCTGCGAAAACATGGAAAGTGAGGATGGCAGAAAGTTGGCTCGCGACACTAGCACGGATGCTGCAGGCTGTCCGCGTCGAGCTGTTAGTGCATGCTACGTGTACACCGTAGGCGACCGGGCTAGGACCGAGCGCCTGAGGTCACCATGAAGGCACGTTCCACAGAGGGTTGCTGCCATTGGCCAATCAAGCCCTTGCCTGCCTGTAGTGTCGTTAAAAATGGGGCAATGGCATCACTGCAGTGGGGCCGTGCACAAACAGGGGAGGGCCTGTCTCGGGTGACAATCTGTTAACGACAGGGCCTGCTGTAGCCTGTAGAGCGCTACGTACCTTGGTCACTTACATAACCCTGATCATGGCGTCTCTCACCACTACCAACCCTGAACATTTCGTCCTGCCTGCCCCACTGAAAAAATAAACTGCCCAATCGAGACACTTGATGGCCTCTCTCTGTGACTCTCACCAGTCAACATCACACCCCAAAATACCAAGCCACCATGGCCGACAACGACTCGATTTCAGTCCGTATCTCGGAGGATTGCCCTCCCGAGATCCAGCGCATGCTCACGGCCGCCTGGGCCCACGATGTCGACACAGTCAAGAAGCTGATCGACACGCCCGAGGTCGCCAGAGGCCAGGACCCCAAGACGGGCGAGTCTCCCCTGCACGCTGCCATCCGCTCATGCGGTGCTCCTTCCGAGGACGACACTCCCGAGGACCACGAAAAGGCCAAGGCTACCGTGTCTGAGCTGCTCATGTGGGGTGCCATCTGGAACGatgtcgacaacaacaacgagacTCCCGGCTGTGTGGCTGCCCGTCTCAACCGGCCTGAGCTGTACGAGCTCTGCGTCAATGCTGGTGTGAGGGCCGAGATGTTGTTTGGTCTGATGGATGGCTATGAGGCTTTGGAcagtgatgacgaggatgatgaggagatggccgagggtgaggaggCACAGGctgaggatggcgaggaggctCCCGAGCTGGTCGCCGCGGAAGAGGCAACTCAAACTGCTGAGGAAGAGACGCCCGCTGTCTTCCAACCGCCTGCAGTTAACCTCGAGGAGCAAGTCACCAGCGACAAGTATCTCCGCTCTACTGTCGCCTACTCTGACGGCAAATTGGTTGACGACGCTGGCAACGGTGTCATGATGGCCTGGGAAACCGACATCATGCGTCGCAGTGTTGACGCCCTGCTCCCCAACAAGGAGCCCGGCAAGAGGATCCTCAACATCGGCTTCGGCATGGGTATCATTGATGGCATGTTCGCCGAGACCAAGCCCGCCGTCCATCACATCATCGAGGCCCATCCCGAAGTCCTC includes the following:
- a CDS encoding arginine N-methyltransferase 2; this translates as MADNDSISVRISEDCPPEIQRMLTAAWAHDVDTVKKLIDTPEVARGQDPKTGESPLHAAIRSCGAPSEDDTPEDHEKAKATVSELLMWGAIWNDVDNNNETPGCVAARLNRPELYELCVNAGVRAEMLFGLMDGYEALDSDDEDDEEMAEGEEAQAEDGEEAPELVAAEEATQTAEEETPAVFQPPAVNLEEQVTSDKYLRSTVAYSDGKLVDDAGNGVMMAWETDIMRRSVDALLPNKEPGKRILNIGFGMGIIDGMFAETKPAVHHIIEAHPEVLEYISTPESKFDSTWEESGPAPGAYRVWEGKWQQIGLQLLEEGHVYDAIYFDTFGEDYGQLRMFFTEYIPGLLDSNGIFGFFNGLGADRQICYDVYTKVAEMHLADAGLDVEWKEIPVDMKELAEADKDGWEGVKRRYWTLDTYRLPVCTFLG